CTTCTTTACCAAAATACTTTCCAAAAGAGCGTCACGGTTTTGTAAATGGTATTTATGGTGTAGGTAACGCCGGAACAGCAATTACTTCATTCTTAGCACCTGTAATTGCAACTTCATTTGGCTGGAGAACAACAGTACAGTGTTATTTAGTTTTACTTGCAGCATTTGCACTTATGAACTTTTTATTAGGTGATCGTAAGGAAAAAAAGGTGAATACACCATTAATGGAACAAATAAAAGGTGTTTATAAAAATGAAAAACTTTGGTTTTTATGTATTTTCTACTTTTTAACATTTGGATCATTTGTTGCATTCACAGTATATTTACCAAACTTTTTAGTATCTCACTTCGGATTAGAAAAAGTAGACGCAGGTATGCGGACAGCTGGATTTATCGTATTAGCAACAATAATGCGCCCAATTGGAGGGTGGCTTGGTGATAAATTTAATCCATTTAAAATATTAATCTTTGTATTTATCGGTTTAACACTATCGGGTATTATTTTATCATTTATGCCTAGCATGAATGTATATACATTTGGTTGCCTACTTGTTGCATTCTGTGCAGGAATTGGAAATGGAACAATCTTCAAACTGGTTCCAATGTACTTTTCTAAGCAAGCAGGGATTGTAAATGGAGTTGTTTCAGCTTTAGGTGGACTAGGAGGATTCTTCCCACCATTAATTTTAACGTTACTATTCCAACTAACAGGTCATTATGCCATTGGATTTATGGCGTTGTCAGAAGTAGCACTTGCTTGTTTAATCATTACAGTGTGGATGTATAGCCAAGAGAAGCTGTTAGTGATATTAAATAATAATTAATAAGAAAAAAAGGATGTCTAGTGCAGGCATCCTTTTTTCTTATTATTAAAAAATGGGTTCGGTATATGCTTGAATTTCAGTCTTTTCAAATAGGGGTAGCGGGTCACACTCATCAAGCAAATATTTTGAAGTTTTTTTAAAAAGAAAATCCCTATTAAAATAACGAATGTATATTAATAACGTTCGATCCATAAAATATAGAACATTTCATAAATATTAAATCAGACGAAAATGAAATCTGATTTCGCTTATCAAGAGAGGTGGAGGGGCAGTATCTTGTGAAACCTAGCAACCGTCCAATTTTGCGTTGAAACGGTGTTAATTCCTGCAAAGCAAATGCTTTGAGAGATGAGAGGAAGGGATACTGTTGATATACGCATATAAACCTTTCTGTTCATTCTAAAAGCAGCAAGTTTTTTTGTTGTTCAAATGAGAGCGAATGAAATTTTGCGAGAAAACAAAGCGATTTATCCGACTATTCGCGAGTAGTAAGATCTCCATAGCGAATAAAGAATTAGATACAAACTATTTTCAGAGTCTTCCATACTAAAAGAAATGAAAGATAAGAAATTAATCAAAAAGGACAAATCTTTCCAGGGGAAAGGTTTGTCCCAATTTAGATGATTTTCCAGCAAGGGATAATTTACCGTTTGTGAGTACGAGATAATTTTTTTATAAGCTTAGGAAGGATAGATGTTAGCTCTTGTTTCATCCGTTTTGTAAACGATGGATTTTTACCTGAAGTTGAAATACTGACAACATATTCATCATTTCGAATGACACCGGGTGTGTGAAAAGATGATGCTGTACCATCACTTACAACGTTAACCCATTGGAAATCATGGGCGGCCTGTTTGACCATCATGTTTACAGTATGTTGATTTGTTGCCGCATAAATAAGATGGGCATCTTTAATATCATCATTAGTAAAAGTTTTTTGCTTCCATGTAATATAGGAAAGTTTCTTCATTTCTTCACAAATTTCGGGGCTGACAACAGTGATAGTAGCACCTGTATTCCTTAATCCAGCCGCTTTTCGATATGCGATTTTACCTCCGCCAATAATAACGATAACTTTTTTATCTAGATTAAACATAAGAGGGTTCATGCTATACATACACACAATCCTCCATTCGCTCTAATAACGCCGACTTCATATATGTATCAAACTGAAGACAGTTACAAGTTGTAACGTTAGCATAGTTTTTTCCATGTAGTTTAATTTTTTGAAGCAATAAGCCGGTAAAGAGAAGGTATGGCATGATATATACATGTGAAGCAGATGATGTTATATTTTGGAGCTCATCAGTAAAAGAAGGGGTTCCCTTTGCTAAAAAGCAACAAGATACTGACATACCGAGTTTTCGTGCGACAGCTGTTCCAATTTGTTGTAATTCATATATGGGCTGAGGATCACTACTACCTCGGCCGACAAGTAGCACTTTACTACCTTGTATTGGCATAGCTTCACGTATCCGTTTTACTACAAGTTCGATCATATATGGATGTGTACTAAAAGGCGGTGCAACTGAAAATGTTATGTGTGGATATTCCTTTTGTATTTGCTCTATTTCAAAAGGAATATCCCGCTTATAGTGAGCAGCTGCAAATAATAAAACAGGGACTATCATGATTTCAGTTGCTCCTTCTAGAATTGTTTCTGTAACCGCATCCTGAATAGTTGGTGTTGCTAGCTCTAGAAAAGCTATTTTTTGAATACTTTCGTTACGTTCTTTCATAACTGATTGAATAAAGTGAATGAATTGATCGTTTCCTTTTTGCAGGCGGCTACCGTGTCCAACATATACAATTCCTTTCATTGTGCCACCATGTCTTTCTTCATAATAATTTCTTGTAATTGATGATCTACGTTATGAAACCCGACTTTATTCGCATATTGCAAAGTTGGAGCATCAGTATACGAGAATGGAAGAGTAAGAATATGCATAAAGCCAAGACGCTTTACTTCTGCTAGAAACGTATCAATTGAAGCACGTCCTTCAAATACAATGCTATCCCATGAGAATTCAGAAAGCATACGTGAATGAATTTCATCGAAGCGATAATCAATTTTATATTCATGAGTCATTATATAAGATCCAGCACCAATTTTTTCTTGAATGAAAGCAATTCGATTAATATTTCGGCCTAAATAAACAGTTGTTTTGGTAGAAAACTCTGCAGGCTTACTCAACAATCCATACTGCATAAGTTTTTCTTGAGCAAGAAGGTTCATATACTGCAATTCTGCCTGTAACGAACGAATATCTTTATGATGGTTAGTGCATGACTGCATCAAGATCTCTACACTTTCAGCTGAACAAAATACAAGGCGATCAACGCTAAAAATTTCATTGATTTGTTCAGAGGTTAATGTGTATTCTTCCTTTTTGAAAGTTGGAATTTGATATATTTCTGCACCAGACTCTTGTAACAGTTGTTTCATTGAACTTGTTTTATTTGTTGCAGATGCAAACAAAACTTTCTTGCCATGCAATGGTTTACGTTCTTTCCAAGCGATTTGTTTTCGCAGAGAAACGACATCACCAACAATCGTCATCGAAGGATTAGAAATATTTTCGCTTTTGACGTTATGAACAATCGTTGATAGTGTTCCTGTGACAACGCGCTGCTTTCCAGTTGTACCCCATTCAATTACTGCTACTGGTGTCTCTTTTTTCTTTCCTATTTGTAGTAAGCTTTCACAAATAGTTGGTAAGTTTTTTATGCCCATATAAAAGGCAACAGTATCACTATTTTGGAGGGAACTGTACTTTCCATGATCGCTTATAGGACCTTTTGAATGCCCAGTTAGTAATGTTACGCTATTACTGTAGTCACGATGGGTGAGGGGGATACCTGCATATGTACTAGCGGCTATGCTAGATGTAATACCTGGTACAATCTCATATGGAATATTCGCTGCTGCTAAAGTTTCTGCTTCTTCACCAACCCGGCCAAAAATAGATGGATCTCCGCCTTTTAAGCGGACAACTATTTTCTTTTCTTTGGCAAATTGAAGTAGGTGAGCGTTAATCATTTCTTGTCGCATAGTATGATTTTTTGGCATTTTTCCGCAATAAATAAGTTCGCATGTTGGCTTTGTATAGCTAAGGAAGTTAGGATTCAATAAGCGGTCATATAAGACAATATCTGCGCGCTTTAAGCAATCTATCGCTTTTTTTGTAATGAGCCCTTCATCACCTGGTCCTGCACCAACTAAATATACATATCCATTCATCTTCGCACCTCATCTGTTTTTGCTTAAAAAGAAGCCATGGGAGGCTTCCTTATGTAAATGTAAATTACAGGTATATATAAATATCTCCGTCAATAACTTCTACTTCATACGTTTGAATACAACCATCATCAGGTTTTTGAACTTCACCTGTTACCAATGAAATTTTCCAATCATGCAGCGGGCAAAAGACGAATTCTCCAGATACAATCCCCTCTGCTAATGGTCCATTTTTATGAGGACAACGATTTTCTACAGCACGAATATCGCCATTTGAAAGGCGGAATAGGGCGATAGACATGTCTTTTATTTGTACCTCTTTACCGATTTGAATAGGAAGGTCTTCTGCACGCATAACTTTTATTTTTTCTTTCGCTTGTATCATATGGATCACAGCTCCTTATTTAACAGTTTCTACTTCATACATAGCTTTTAATGACTTTGTTTCTAGTGCTTGTCCCCATGCTTCTTTATATGTGCTACGAGCTGTTTGGAAACGCTCATTTAACATAGTGACCATGTTTGTATCTTGTAGTATTTCTTTTATGTGATCGAAGCCTAATCGTTCTGTCCAGTAGGCGGTCCGCTCCCCGTAAATACCAGTTTCACGATAATATTGCACGTAAGCTGTAGCGATGCGAAGTACATCGTCTTCAGTAGGGACAATCATTACAAAGTCCGCTTCACGTACTTCCGTACCACCATTTCCGCCGATATAAAGTTGGAATCCATTTTCAACACAAACAACGCCAAAATCTTTCGTAAGTACTTCAGCACAGTTACGTGGACAACCCGTTACACCCATTTTCATTTTGTGAGGTGTATCCACCATTTCTAATGATTGTTCAAGGAGCATACCAAGTCCTAATGAATCTTGTGTACCGAAACGACAGAAGCGAGAACCAACACATGATTTTACATTACGAAGAGATTTTGAATAGGCATATCCAGAAGTCATATTTAAGTCAGCCCATACTTTTGATAAATCTTGTTTCTTAACACCATATAAGCCGATTCGACTCGCGCCTGTAATTTTCACGAGAGGAACGTCATATTTTTTTGCAACTTCGGCAATCTTCATTAAATCATCTGCTGTTGTAACGCCTCCATACATACGTGGAATAACAGAAAATGTACCATCATGCTGGATGTTACCATTCATTCTTTCATTAACGAAACGGGATGATTTATCGTCTACATATTCTTCTGGAATAGCCATACGTAAATAGTAGTTTAATGCAGGTCGACATTTTGAACAGCCATCTTCATGTGCAAAACCAAGGACATTTCGTACTTCTTTTGGTGATTTTAAACCTTTCTCATGAATTGCTGCTACGATTTCATCACGCGATAAAGTTGTACATCCACACATACCAACAGATTGTGCAGATGCATCAAATGCATCTCCAAGTGTATGAGATAAAATTTGTCCAACAAGTGGACGACATTTACCACAAGACCCTGCGGCTTTGGTGCATCCTTTTACTTCTTCAAAAGTTGTTAAATCTTGTTCTAAAATTGCATGAACAATTGCTCCTTTTGTAACACCGTTACATCCGCAAACAGTGTCATCGGAACTCATATTTGCAACGTCAAGTCCACTTTCTTCACCAGCTTTGTGAAGAAGAGAAGCTGGTGTATATTCTTGTATGTCTTCTTTTTTCTTTAACATGCTAAAGAGCCGTGTGCCATCAGCAGTATCACCATATAAAACAATACCAACGACTTTATTGTCACGAATTAATACCTTTTTATAGGAACGTTTACATTCGTCAAAGATGGAAATTGCTTTTGTTTGATCAGCTTCATAAATTTGGCCAGCAGAGAATAAATCACACCCTGCAACTTTCAATTGTGTACCGACAATACTGCCTGCATATCCGTCAGGTTGTAAATTTGTTATATGTTTCGCTAATACTGTACCTTGTTCATAAAGTGGTGCAACAAGTCCATATGAAATACCGTCATGTTCTGCGCATTCTCCAACCGCATAAATTGATTTATCATTTGTTTGCATATAGTCATTGACTACAATACCGCGATTTACAATTAAGTCAGCATCTTTTGCTAGTTGGGTATTCGGACGTATTCCAACAGCCATCACGATTAAATCACAAT
The DNA window shown above is from Bacillus clarus and carries:
- the narK gene encoding nitrate transporter NarK; protein product: MKSPNFQLSLQTSNLVIGFMVWVILSSLMPYIKADIPLTAGQISMVTAVPVILGSILRIPIGYWTNRYGARKLFFVSFILLLFPVFYISVANSMMDLIIGGLFVGIGGAVFSVGVTSLPKYFPKERHGFVNGIYGVGNAGTAITSFLAPVIATSFGWRTTVQCYLVLLAAFALMNFLLGDRKEKKVNTPLMEQIKGVYKNEKLWFLCIFYFLTFGSFVAFTVYLPNFLVSHFGLEKVDAGMRTAGFIVLATIMRPIGGWLGDKFNPFKILIFVFIGLTLSGIILSFMPSMNVYTFGCLLVAFCAGIGNGTIFKLVPMYFSKQAGIVNGVVSALGGLGGFFPPLILTLLFQLTGHYAIGFMALSEVALACLIITVWMYSQEKLLVILNNN
- the nirB gene encoding nitrite reductase large subunit NirB produces the protein MKKRLVMIGNGMAGIRCIEEILKHDSNLYDITIFGDEPHPNYNRIMLSHVLQGKTNMQDIIMNEYSWYEENDITLYTNERVQSIDREKQVIVTEKKRTIPYDKLIIATGSSAFILPVAGSKLPGVTGFRTIEDTQFMINAAKEYKKAIVIGGGLLGLEAARGLIDLGLNVHVVHLMPSLMEQQLDSKAASLLREDLEAQGMKFLMEKKTLKILGTDHVEGIQFEDGEIVNCDLIVMAVGIRPNTQLAKDADLIVNRGIVVNDYMQTNDKSIYAVGECAEHDGISYGLVAPLYEQGTVLAKHITNLQPDGYAGSIVGTQLKVAGCDLFSAGQIYEADQTKAISIFDECKRSYKKVLIRDNKVVGIVLYGDTADGTRLFSMLKKKEDIQEYTPASLLHKAGEESGLDVANMSSDDTVCGCNGVTKGAIVHAILEQDLTTFEEVKGCTKAAGSCGKCRPLVGQILSHTLGDAFDASAQSVGMCGCTTLSRDEIVAAIHEKGLKSPKEVRNVLGFAHEDGCSKCRPALNYYLRMAIPEEYVDDKSSRFVNERMNGNIQHDGTFSVIPRMYGGVTTADDLMKIAEVAKKYDVPLVKITGASRIGLYGVKKQDLSKVWADLNMTSGYAYSKSLRNVKSCVGSRFCRFGTQDSLGLGMLLEQSLEMVDTPHKMKMGVTGCPRNCAEVLTKDFGVVCVENGFQLYIGGNGGTEVREADFVMIVPTEDDVLRIATAYVQYYRETGIYGERTAYWTERLGFDHIKEILQDTNMVTMLNERFQTARSTYKEAWGQALETKSLKAMYEVETVK
- the nirD gene encoding nitrite reductase small subunit NirD; this encodes MIQAKEKIKVMRAEDLPIQIGKEVQIKDMSIALFRLSNGDIRAVENRCPHKNGPLAEGIVSGEFVFCPLHDWKISLVTGEVQKPDDGCIQTYEVEVIDGDIYIYL
- a CDS encoding sirohydrochlorin chelatase encodes the protein MKGIVYVGHGSRLQKGNDQFIHFIQSVMKERNESIQKIAFLELATPTIQDAVTETILEGATEIMIVPVLLFAAAHYKRDIPFEIEQIQKEYPHITFSVAPPFSTHPYMIELVVKRIREAMPIQGSKVLLVGRGSSDPQPIYELQQIGTAVARKLGMSVSCCFLAKGTPSFTDELQNITSSASHVYIMPYLLFTGLLLQKIKLHGKNYANVTTCNCLQFDTYMKSALLERMEDCVYV
- a CDS encoding uroporphyrin-III C-methyltransferase — its product is MNGYVYLVGAGPGDEGLITKKAIDCLKRADIVLYDRLLNPNFLSYTKPTCELIYCGKMPKNHTMRQEMINAHLLQFAKEKKIVVRLKGGDPSIFGRVGEEAETLAAANIPYEIVPGITSSIAASTYAGIPLTHRDYSNSVTLLTGHSKGPISDHGKYSSLQNSDTVAFYMGIKNLPTICESLLQIGKKKETPVAVIEWGTTGKQRVVTGTLSTIVHNVKSENISNPSMTIVGDVVSLRKQIAWKERKPLHGKKVLFASATNKTSSMKQLLQESGAEIYQIPTFKKEEYTLTSEQINEIFSVDRLVFCSAESVEILMQSCTNHHKDIRSLQAELQYMNLLAQEKLMQYGLLSKPAEFSTKTTVYLGRNINRIAFIQEKIGAGSYIMTHEYKIDYRFDEIHSRMLSEFSWDSIVFEGRASIDTFLAEVKRLGFMHILTLPFSYTDAPTLQYANKVGFHNVDHQLQEIIMKKDMVAQ
- a CDS encoding precorrin-2 dehydrogenase; translation: MYSMNPLMFNLDKKVIVIIGGGKIAYRKAAGLRNTGATITVVSPEICEEMKKLSYITWKQKTFTNDDIKDAHLIYAATNQHTVNMMVKQAAHDFQWVNVVSDGTASSFHTPGVIRNDEYVVSISTSGKNPSFTKRMKQELTSILPKLIKKLSRTHKR